One stretch of Astatotilapia calliptera chromosome 3, fAstCal1.2, whole genome shotgun sequence DNA includes these proteins:
- the LOC113019490 gene encoding histone H1-like has product MTSKPKKVGLSVGELIVKAVAALKKALAAGGYDVDKNKARVKTAIKSLVAKGTLVQTKGTGASGSFKMNKATESKAKKPAAAKAKKPAAAAKKSPKKAAAALQLLDRTKLKENCRDC; this is encoded by the coding sequence atgacTTCCAAGCCCAAGAAGGTCGGCCTCAGCGTGGGCGAGCTGATTGTGAAAGCCGTGGCCGCTCTCAAGAAGGCTCTGGCTGCCGGAGGCTACGATGTGGACAAGAACAAGGCCCGTGTCAAGACCGCCATCAAGAGCCTGGTGGCGAAGGGCACTCTGGTGCAGACCAAGGGCACCGGGGCCTCCGGATCCTTCAAGATGAACAAGGCTACTGAGAGCAAAGCCAAGAAGCCCGCCGCGGCCAAAGCCAAGAAACCGGCAGCAGCTGCTAAGAAGTCACCcaagaaggcagcagcagcacttcagctactagacaggacaaagctgaaggagaactgccgGGACTGTTGA